One genomic segment of Thunnus albacares chromosome 18, fThuAlb1.1, whole genome shotgun sequence includes these proteins:
- the exosc2 gene encoding exosome complex component RRP4 — translation MAADMRLPVIRKPVSLSIPAFNRRDLVVPGDVITSDTGFMRGHGTYVDEEKLTASVAGEVQRVDKLICVRPLKTRFNGEVGDVVVGRITEVQQKRWKVETNSRLDSVLLLSSVNLPGGELRRRSAEDELTMREYLQEGDLISAEVQSVFSDGALSLHTRSLKYGKLGQGVLVQLSPSLIKRQKTHFHNLPCGASIILGNNGFVWLYPTPGQQEEEAGGFYTSLEPVSLSDREVISRLRNCLLALAAHKFLLFDTSVLYCYESSLQHQVKDILKPEVMEEIVMLTQQKLLEQEG, via the exons ATGGCGGCTGACATGAGATTACCTGTTATCCGAAAACCAGTATCGCTATCAATTCCTGCTTTTAACCGAAGAGATCTGGTTGTCCCCGGCGATGTGATCACTTCAGACACTGGGTTCATGAG GGGTCACGGTACCTATGTTGATGAGGAGAAACTGACTGCTTCAGTTGCTGGAGAGGTGCAGAGAGTAGATAAATTAATCTGTGTCAGACCACTTAAGACCAG GTTCAACGGTGAGGTTGGCGATGTGGTGGTTGGCAGAATCACAGAG GTGCAACAGAAACGGTGGAAGGTGGAGACGAACTCCCGGCTGGACTCTGTCCTCTTGTTGTCTTCCGTCAATCTGCCTGGAGGAGAGCTG aGGAGAAGATCGGCAGAAGATGAGCTCACCATGAGAGAATACCTTCAGGAGGGCGATCTCATCAGT GCTGAGGTGCAGTCTGTCTTCTCAGATGGAGCTTTATCACTTCACACCCGCAGTTTAAAGTATGGAAAA CTGGGTCAAGGAGTGCTGGTACAgctttctccctctctgatcaaaaggcagaaaacacatttccacaACCTGCCATGTGGTGCATCCATCATCCTCGGCAATAACGGCTTTGTGTGGCTGTATCCCACACCAGGACAGCAAGAAGAGGAGGCTGGGGGCTTCTACACCAGCCTTGAG CCCGTTAGTCTGTCAGATCGAGAGGTTATTTCACGATTGAGAAACTGCCTACTGGCTTTGGCTGCACACAAGTTCCTCTTGTTTGACACCAGTGTTCTGTATTGCTACGAATCTTCACTTCAGCACCAG GTCAAGGACATCTTGAAACCAGAAGTGATGGAGGAGATTGTGATGCTGACACAACAGAAGCTGTTGGAACAAGAAGGTTAA